The following are from one region of the Trichoderma breve strain T069 chromosome 5, whole genome shotgun sequence genome:
- a CDS encoding bacterial extracellular solute-binding protein domain-containing protein, producing the protein MPSFKQIQSALLGACLFSASQVLAYGTEIETRSLDEIYQNAKHEHGTLNVYFGGSSIAQAAASPMLTAFRKKFPDVAINITADLSKYADSRIDRSYIEGKPFIDVALLQTVHDFPRWDKQQRLLHYKPPNFSDINLAIKHIDGAYLPVNYNQFGPFYYDSTIVPANKVPKAYADILDPYWKSKLVLTYPNDDDGVLYLFSLIIERYGFKWLDSLLKQDVMWVRGAAAATGAIIDNHSSGKGSRVLTFSALGGFTPSTSFLQVRQPDAPDQFMTWAQQAAIFASTPRPESSKLFLSFLLSTEWQSTLSASGGPSIRTSLTGTNNVFMANNTQPSGYITFMGNRENVEWWRMQMETYIGLAKGPDPAFS; encoded by the exons atgCCGTCCTTCAAGCAGATTCAGTCTGCCCTCCTGGGTGCTTGCCTTTTTTCCGCGAGCCAGGTTCTTGCATATGGCACAGAAATCGAGACGAGATCTTTGGATGAAATTTACCAAAATGCAAAGCATGAACACGGCACCTTGAACGTGTATTTTGGCGGCAGCT CCATAGCACAAGCGGCTGCTTCTCCGATGCTAACTGCATTCCGCAAAAAATTTCCCGATGTCGCCATTAATATTACCGCGGATTTGTCGAAATATGCCGACTCACGCATTGATCGGAGCTACATAGAAGGGAAGCCATTCATCGACGTGGCATTATTGCAAACGGTACACGACTTCCCTCGATGGGATAAGCAGCAACGTCTTTTGCATTATAAGCCGCCCAATTTCAGTGACATCAACCTGGCTATCAAGCATATTGACGGAGCATATCTACCTGTCAACTACA ATCAATTTGGTCCATTCTACTACGATTCTACAATTGTACCCGCAAATAAGGTGCCCAAGGCATATGCCGATATTCTAGACCCTTACTGGAAAAGCAAACTTGTTCTTACTTATCCcaacgacgatgatggtgTTCTGTATCTGTTTTCTCTTATCATTGAGCGGTATGGCTTCAAGTGGTTGGACTCGCTTCTAAAGCAAGATGTCATGTGGGTGCGtggtgcagcagctgccacCGGTGCCATCATCGATAACCATTCGTCTGGCAAGGGTTCGAGAGTTTTGACCTTTTCTGCGCTGGGCGGGTTTACACCATCTACTTCTTTCCTTCAAGTCCGTCAACCTGATGCACCAGACCAGTTCATGACCTGGGCTCAACAGGCGGCTATCTTTGCCTCGACACCTCGCCCGGAGAGTTCAAAGctgtttttgtctttcttgtTGAGCACTGAATGGCAGTCAACTCTTTCAGCGTCGGGAGGCCCATCTATCCGAACTTCTCTGACTGGCACAAACAATGTGTTCATGGCAAACAATACTCAGCCCAGCGGATACATCACTTTCATGGGCAATCGGGAGAATGTCGAGTGGTGGCGAATGCAGATGGAAACTTATATTGGACTTGCCAAGGGACCTGACCCTGCGTTCTCATGA
- a CDS encoding glycosyl hydrolases family 18 domain-containing protein: MRTMAMRGYQFLSNLQIITFVFCFVIICFSGVSAQHIHAPTVWNESLSTNGSCCNGQTQCGLDKEHCDPSVCISNCDAKAECGSWGETPGELCPLNVCCGEFGYCGTTADFCGSGCQSNCKQPPANSLNNGDVTNLVIGYYEAWAPYRRGACPNRPPSWIRTDSITHLYVAFAYIAPKTYEIYPMNETSEEIFLEIMQLKQTAPGLKIFLSLGGWTYSDNETDTQPVWGELASTAANRQKFIGNLANFMTNYGFDGVDIDWEYPGASDRGGKKADTANYVLLLQDIRTFWTAQTNGWGLSFTAPTSYWYMRWFDIGNLTQYADWVNLMTYDLHGSWDSPEDQIGSYVYAHTNLTEISDALDLLWRNNVPANKVNLGLGFYGHTGVAGSCTGTGGILSYEEITAIADTYSIKPVEDKKAAAMYFAFDEDQWVSYDNVATIKEKVDYANKNGLLGLFIWALDLDNDNYDALAAVLDAKGGLGAFKAQNGVGPAGSTDWQPTQASCFMSECSTSSACPGTHRSVGHSVSCDGKDQFRWVCCPRDRAPDASTCEWKSSITSFLGLSLVDCNNGCLTDEVLIAESKWYYDDDSQSSKKCLSGYAQYCCATSEDARSLCGMLDGSCISIKDGKPDGDDPCAASGRVYATYSQDTCPDGSWRPWCCNEQVDVSQCAWQGPKQDIASDACIRAMSCPANLVNMGHSKNGGGYDCTEFSIATDHSISLPIGTHERALCCAAGDVVVYNQTAPVPLAWLFIEDVPDSDKQKYEMNVETEATGNQDPNENGFGWVIMTGPEDQLASLDKRDGSHWELFDCPDRGTIAEDDRITVRAVCSDDSSDSNCDIIFRGGVERTVVEMPPACGIGRYAMAVSMESAEDQTVPKHVYHKLVKRGANLRARPHVYSFTFDYDFSVLHGRADNTVQIRIDYSEDPGYWAAIVDNDPKNTNPVRKREVAREVDRRHGGSWKRYAEHQFHTERLATPKHKRDEFEKRWWTLDPAIWLEVMDKLNEKGFEGEIPLASHHLQDTFPFWLFNERLQCSLLGIPYDAYFTVWADLHVDILTSAQLTLIGHLNDLTSWNQSHVLFRNKGSIQAGLHMEAQATVRFSTGSVELFGMQNFGGTFTVPGIVTIGPNFRVLGQLTGVFTAHTQAHYNMDVLSWDYSQRYPNPDNDVLSGLTDNTENPKDPGIDDDPDKPSNFTADVTVNGDITLQITPLVEFGVRFNPKYKATDTTISLQLNTHATLYGSAGVGTDTAASVCYGALAGAELFAQVQAPSILGVNPNRRWSFYKQDVDILEQKCYGLKDFFPSDCPDCD; this comes from the exons ATGAGGaccatggcgatgcgaggATATCAGTTTCTTTCAAATCTTCAAATTATTACTTTTGTCTTCTGTTTCGTTATCATTTGCTTCAGCGGTGTTTCAGCACAGCATATTCATGCCCCAACCGTCTGGAATGAATCCCTAAGTACTA ATGGTTCATGCTGTAATGGACAAACGCAA TGCGGTCTTGATAAAGAGCATTGCGATCCCAGTGTCTGCATCTCAAATTGCGATGCCAAAGCTGAATGTGGTTCCTGGGGCGAGACCCCGGGAGAGCTGTGTCCTCTGAATGTTTGCTGCGGAGAATTTGGATACTGTGGCACAACAGCA GACTTTTGCGGAAGTGGATGCCAATCCAATTGTAAACAGCCTCCTGCCAATAGCTTAAATAACGGTGATGTAACAAATCTGGTCATTGG CTATTACGAAGCCTGGGCTCCGTATAGACGTGGCGCCT GCCCAAATCGTCCTCCATCATGGATACGTACAGACTCAATTACACACTTATATGTTGCTTTTGCATACATTGCACCTAAAACATACGAGATATATCCTATGAACGAAACCAGCGAAGAGATATTTCTTGAAATTATGCAATTAAAGCAGACGGCCCCGGGATTAAAGATCTTTTTGTCCCTAGGTGGCTGGACGTACTCGGATAATGAAAC CGACACCCAACCTGTCTGGGGCGAGCTTGCCAGCACGGCTGCAAACCGACAAAAGTTCATCGGAAATCTAGCCAATTTCATGA CAAACTATGGGTTTGATGGTGTGGACATAGATTGGGAATATCCCGGAGCTTCTGATCGAGG AGGAAAGAAGGCAGATACTGCAAATTAcgttcttcttctacaaGATATCAGAACATTTTGGACCGCACAAACCAATGGC TGGGGTCTTTCATTCACGGCACCAACATCGTACTGGTATATGCGCTGGTTCGATATTGGAAATCTCACGCAGTATGCTGATTGGGTCAATCTGATGACATACGATCTCCATGGTAGTTGGGATTCTCCTGAAGACCAGATTGGTTCATATGTCTATGCACATACCAATCTCACCGAGATTTCCGACGCGCTTGACTTACTATGGAGAAACAATGTGCCAGCCAACAAAGTAAACCTTGGTCTAGGTTTCTACGGCC ACACAGGTGTGGCAGGGTCATGTACGGGCACCGGTGGGATTCTCTCTTATGAAGAGATCACTGCCATAGCCGATACATATAGCATCAAACCGGTTGAAGACAAGAAGGCGGCTGCTATGTATTTTGCGTTTGACGAGGACCAATGGGTCTCGTACGACAATGTGGCCACGATCAAGGAAAAGGTAGACTATGCCAATAAGAACGGTCTTCTCGGACTGTTTATATGGGCTCTGGATCTGGACAACGACAATTACGACGCTCTTGCAGCCGTTCTTGATGCAAAAGGCGGTCTTGGTGCATTCAAAGCTCAGAACGGCGTTGGACCTGCTGGCTCAACAGACTGGCAGCCAACTCAAGCATCCTGCTTCATGAGCGAATGCAGCACCTCATCTGCTTGTCCAGGAACACACCGGAGCGTCGGACATTCCGTATCATGCGATGGCAAAGATCAATTCAGATGGGTCTGCTGCCCGCGCGATCGCGCACCTGATGCCAGCACATGCGAGTGGAAGTCTTCTATTACTTCGTTTCTCGGCCTAAGCTTGGTCGACTGCAATAACGGTTGTCTTACGGATGAAGTGCTTATTGCTGAAAGCAAGTGGTACTATGACGATGATTCTCAATCCAGCAAGAAGTGTCTCAGCGGATATGCGCAATATTGTTGTGCCACATCTGAAGATGCCCGTAGCCTCTGTGGCATGTTGGACGGGTCGTGCATTTCCATAAAAGACGGCAAGCCTGATGGGGATGATCCTTGTGCCGCTAGCGGCCGTGTTTATGCGACATACTCGCAGGATACATGTCCCGATGGCTCATGGCGTCCATGGTGCTGTAATGAACAGGTTGATGTATCGCAATGCGCGTGGCAAGGCCCGAAGCAAGACATAGCCAGTGACGCTTGTATCAGAGCCATGTCTTGTCCAGCGAACCTGGTTAACATGGGCCACTCTAAGAACGGCGGTGGCTACGACTGTACGGAATTCAGTATAGCAACGGATCACAGTATATCATTGCCAATCGGAACACATGAGAGAGCGCTTTGCTGTGCGGCAGGAGATGTTGTGGTCTATAATCAGACGGCTCCAGTGCCTCTGGCGTGGCTGTTCATCGAAGACGTTCCAGATTCAGACAAACAGAAATACGAGATGAATGTCGAGACTGAAGCTACTGGAAACCAAGATCCTAACGAAAATGGCTTTGGTTGGGTTATCATGACTGGTCCTGAGGATCAGCTTGCTTCGTTGGATAAGCGAGATGGCTCTCATTGGGAGCTTTTTGACTGCCCTGATCGGGGGACTATCGCTGAGGATGACAGAATCACTGTTCGTGCCGTTTGTTCAGATGATTCCAGCGATAGTAACTGCGACATTATTTTCCGAGGCGGTGTCGAGCGTACCGTAGTCGAAATGCCTCCAGCATGTGGTATTGGTCGCTATGCGATGGCTGTCAGCATGGAATCAGCTGAAGACCAAACCGTGCCGAAGCATGTCTATCACAAACTCGTCAAACGTGGTGCCAACTTGAGAGCACGTCCACACGTATACAGCTTCACGTTCGACTATGATTTCTCAGTCTTACACGGAAGAGCCGATAACACTGTCCAAATTCGCATTGACTACTCTGAAGATCCGGGATACTGGGCGGCCATTGTGGACAATGATCCTAAAAACACCAACCCAGTGAGGAAACGAGAAGTAGCAAGGGAAGTTGATCGCCGTCATGGCGGGTCTTGGAAGAGATACGCTGAACATCAGTTTCATACTGAAAGATTAGCTACACCGAAACACAAAAGGGATGAATTTGAAAAGCGGTGGTGGACTCTAGACCCAGCAATTTGGCTAGAGGTTATGGATAAGCTGAACGAAAAGGGATTCGAAGGAGAGATACCActcgcatcgcatcatctTCAGGACACATTTCCTTTCTGGCTCTTTAACGAAAGACTACAATGTTCGCTGCTCGGCATCCCTTACGATGCTTACTTTACTGTTTGGGCGGATCTACATGTCGACATTCTCACATCGGCTCAACTAACACTAATT GGCCACCTTAACGATCTCACCAGCTGGAACCAATCGCACGTTTTGTTCCGTAACAAGGGCTCTATACAAGCAGGTTTGCATATGGAAGCCCAGGCAACCGTGCGCTTCTCAACTGGATCAGTTGAGCTGTTTGGTATGCAAAACTTCGGAGGCACGTTCACTGTGCCCGGTATAGTGACGATCGGACCAAACTTTAGAGTGCTTGGA CAACTGACCGGAGTCTTTACCGCACATAC CCAAGCTCATTACAACATGGACGTACTGTCCTGGGATTATTCACAGCGCTATCCTAATCCTGACAATGACGTTTTATCTGGACTTACTGACAACACAGAAAATCCCAAAGACCCCGGGATAGATGATGATCCCGACAAGCCGAGCAATTTCACCGCAGATGTTACCGTAAATGGTGACATTACCCTACAAAT AACTCCGTTGGTGGAATTTGGAGTCCGCTTCAATCCCAAGTACAAAGCTACCGACACAACAATCTCGCTACAGCTCAATACCCATGCGACACTTTACGGAAGCGCTGGTGTTGGCACAGATACTGCAGCGAGTGTTTGTTATGGTGCTCTCGCTGGTGCTGAGCTGTTTGCTCAAGTCCAAGCTCC ATCCATTCTCGGGGTCAATCCCAATAGGCGATGGAGTTTCTATAAGCAAGAT GTCGACATCCTCGAACAGAAATGCTATGGGCTTAAAGATTTCTTCCCCTCTGATTGCCCAGACTGTGATTGA